One window from the genome of Rhizobium sp. Pop5 encodes:
- a CDS encoding dihydrodipicolinate synthase family protein, with product MKFEGIYTPAITPHGQDGQIDREAFAVVLESLMEAKVHGIIIGGSTGEYYAQSPQERLDQAAYAKEVIGTRIPLIIGTGATRTEDSVEYAAAAREIGADAILVSSPPYALPTERENAVHALTIDRAANLPIMLYNYPARMGVMMGDEYFSRVGKSKNVVAIKESSGDMANLHLLARKFPHINLSCGWDDQALEFFAWGAKSWVCAGSNFLPREHVALYEACVLEKNFDKGRAIMTAMLPLMDFLECGKFVQSIKHGCEIIGLKAGPVRAPLRGLNAEEKRTLQTVVATLKRTVAQITSGANNA from the coding sequence TTGAAATTCGAAGGTATCTACACCCCGGCGATCACGCCGCATGGGCAGGATGGGCAGATCGACCGCGAAGCCTTCGCTGTCGTTCTGGAATCGCTCATGGAAGCCAAGGTCCACGGCATCATTATCGGCGGATCGACGGGCGAATACTACGCCCAGAGCCCCCAGGAGCGCCTCGACCAGGCGGCCTATGCCAAAGAAGTCATCGGCACGCGGATTCCGCTGATCATCGGTACGGGCGCGACCCGCACCGAGGATTCCGTGGAATATGCCGCCGCCGCCAGGGAAATCGGTGCCGATGCGATCCTCGTCTCCTCGCCGCCCTATGCACTGCCGACCGAGCGCGAAAACGCCGTCCATGCGCTCACCATCGACCGCGCCGCCAATCTGCCGATCATGCTCTACAACTATCCCGCCCGCATGGGCGTGATGATGGGTGACGAGTATTTCTCGCGGGTGGGTAAGTCGAAGAACGTCGTAGCGATCAAGGAAAGCTCCGGCGACATGGCCAATCTGCATCTCCTGGCCCGGAAGTTCCCGCATATCAACCTGTCCTGCGGCTGGGACGACCAGGCGCTCGAATTCTTCGCCTGGGGTGCGAAGAGCTGGGTTTGCGCCGGCTCGAACTTCCTGCCCCGCGAACACGTCGCCCTCTACGAGGCCTGCGTGCTCGAGAAGAATTTCGACAAGGGTCGGGCGATCATGACCGCCATGCTGCCGCTGATGGACTTCCTGGAATGCGGCAAATTCGTCCAGTCGATCAAGCATGGCTGCGAGATCATCGGCCTCAAGGCCGGCCCGGTCAGGGCACCGCTGCGCGGCCTGAACGCCGAAGAAAAGCGAACACTCCAGACTGTCGTCGCCACGCTGAAGCGCACGGTCGCCCAGATTACCTCGGGAGCCAACAATGCATGA
- a CDS encoding GntR family transcriptional regulator has protein sequence MAKTPKSNLYDDLKRQILTMELDPDADLDEASLSERYGLSRTPVRDIFRRLAGEGYVDIRENRGARVIPMNHSTLRNFFLVAPMIYAAIGRLAVQNFKPTQLADLKQTQERFRTASQDMDPLAMVIENNRFHEIFGEMSANDYLQPSLGRLLIDHARIGHTFFRPRNEDMKRRLQIAVDHHDGFIEALGAHDENAVVDLVFEHWELSRENMEMFIAPQGMKADALVERPVASMEKTS, from the coding sequence ATGGCGAAGACACCCAAGAGCAATCTCTACGACGACCTGAAGCGTCAGATCCTGACGATGGAGCTGGACCCGGACGCTGATCTGGACGAGGCCAGCCTGAGTGAAAGATATGGGCTGTCGCGGACGCCGGTGCGGGACATATTCCGTCGCCTGGCCGGCGAGGGCTATGTCGATATCCGCGAGAACAGGGGTGCGCGGGTCATCCCGATGAACCACTCGACGCTGCGGAATTTCTTCCTCGTCGCCCCGATGATCTATGCGGCGATCGGCCGGCTCGCCGTGCAGAATTTCAAGCCCACGCAGCTTGCCGACCTGAAGCAGACGCAGGAACGCTTCCGCACCGCCAGCCAGGATATGGATCCCTTGGCGATGGTCATCGAGAACAATCGCTTCCACGAGATCTTCGGTGAAATGTCGGCCAACGACTATCTGCAGCCGAGCCTCGGCCGGCTGCTCATCGACCACGCGCGCATCGGCCACACCTTCTTCCGGCCGCGGAACGAGGACATGAAGCGGCGGCTGCAAATCGCCGTCGACCATCATGACGGCTTCATCGAGGCTCTCGGCGCTCACGACGAGAATGCCGTCGTCGACCTCGTTTTCGAACACTGGGAACTGTCGCGCGAGAACATGGAGATGTTCATCGCGCCGCAAGGAATGAAAGCGGACGCGCTGGTCGAAAGGCCTGTCGCATCGATGGAGAAAACGTCTTGA
- the gfa gene encoding S-(hydroxymethyl)glutathione synthase — translation MTSIAIHPAVDSGFRATDAAFAGGTLVCKCASNPVKVRIKGDIAHNHACGCTKCWKPEGAVFSVVAVAPTESVEVLENGDKLAVVDPAALIQRHACKQCGVHMYGPVEREHPFQGLSFVHPERFQEGGWAKPTFAAFVSSIIESGFDPAKMDAVRAQLKASGLEPYDCLSPGLMDYIATWTAKKSGVLAA, via the coding sequence ATGACCAGCATAGCCATTCATCCGGCAGTGGATTCAGGTTTTCGAGCGACTGACGCTGCTTTCGCGGGCGGGACGCTCGTGTGCAAATGCGCAAGCAATCCGGTCAAGGTCAGGATCAAGGGGGACATCGCCCACAACCACGCCTGCGGCTGCACCAAGTGCTGGAAGCCCGAGGGCGCCGTCTTTTCGGTCGTGGCGGTTGCGCCGACCGAAAGCGTCGAAGTGCTGGAGAACGGCGACAAGCTCGCCGTCGTCGATCCCGCTGCCCTGATCCAGCGCCATGCCTGCAAGCAGTGCGGCGTGCATATGTACGGCCCGGTCGAGCGCGAACATCCATTCCAGGGATTGTCTTTCGTTCATCCCGAGCGGTTTCAGGAAGGCGGCTGGGCAAAGCCGACCTTTGCGGCCTTCGTCTCGTCGATCATCGAAAGCGGCTTCGACCCCGCCAAGATGGACGCCGTCAGGGCGCAGCTGAAAGCGTCCGGCCTCGAGCCCTATGATTGCCTTTCGCCCGGCTTGATGGACTATATCGCAACCTGGACGGCCAAGAAGAGCGGCGTTCTGGCCGCCTGA
- the fghA gene encoding S-formylglutathione hydrolase: MKTISTDKSYGGTQGVYVERSEACDCDMTFAVFVPPQAAERKLPVLWYLSGLTCTHANVMDKGEYRRLAAELGLVIVCPDTSPRGDHVPDEADNWQFGKGAGFYVDATQPPYAANYRMYSYIADELPKLIAAEFPVDMDRQGIFGHSMGGHGAITIALKNPDRFRSCSAFAPISHPSVSGWSKPAFRKYLGADEKTWRAYDACSLIEDGHRFPELFVDQGTADSFLEDGLRPGELKQACDAADIKLELRMQEGYGHSYFFISTFMEDHLRWHAQRLGDRK, encoded by the coding sequence ATGAAGACGATCTCGACCGATAAGTCCTACGGCGGCACTCAGGGCGTCTATGTCGAGCGCTCCGAGGCCTGCGATTGCGACATGACCTTTGCGGTATTCGTGCCGCCGCAGGCCGCCGAGCGCAAGCTGCCGGTGCTGTGGTATCTGTCCGGCCTGACATGCACGCATGCCAATGTCATGGACAAGGGCGAGTATCGGCGGCTTGCCGCCGAACTCGGTCTCGTCATCGTCTGCCCGGATACCAGCCCTCGCGGCGACCATGTTCCCGATGAAGCGGACAACTGGCAATTCGGCAAGGGCGCCGGCTTTTACGTCGACGCCACGCAGCCGCCCTATGCAGCGAATTATCGCATGTACAGCTACATCGCCGACGAACTGCCGAAGCTGATCGCGGCCGAGTTCCCGGTCGATATGGATCGCCAGGGCATCTTCGGCCACTCGATGGGCGGGCATGGCGCGATCACGATCGCGCTCAAGAACCCGGACCGCTTCCGGAGCTGCTCGGCCTTCGCGCCGATCAGCCATCCCTCGGTCTCCGGCTGGTCGAAGCCGGCGTTCCGGAAATATCTCGGAGCCGACGAAAAGACTTGGCGGGCCTATGACGCCTGCTCCCTGATCGAGGACGGGCATCGCTTCCCGGAACTCTTCGTCGACCAAGGAACGGCGGATAGCTTCCTGGAGGATGGGCTGCGTCCCGGCGAGCTTAAACAGGCCTGCGACGCGGCCGATATCAAGCTCGAGCTTCGCATGCAGGAAGGCTACGGCCATTCCTACTTCTTCATTTCGACATTCATGGAGGACCATCTGCGCTGGCACGCGCAGAGGCTGGGAGATCGGAAATAA
- a CDS encoding S-(hydroxymethyl)glutathione dehydrogenase/class III alcohol dehydrogenase, which produces MDVRAAVAVQAGKPLEVMTVQLDGPKAGEVLIEVKATGICHTDDFTLSGADPEGLFPAILGHEGAGIVVDVGPGVTSVKKGDHVIPLYTPECRECYSCTSRKTNLCTSIRSTQGQGVMPDGTSRFSIGKDKIHHYMGCSTFANYTVLPEIALAKINPDAPFDKVCYIGCGVTTGIGAVINTAKVEIGATAIVFGLGGIGLNVIQGLRLAGADMIIGVDINPDRKAWGEKFGMTHFVNPKDVGDDIVPYLVNMTKRNGDLIGGADYTFDCTGNTKVMRQALEASHRGWGKSVIIGVAGAGQEISTRPFQLVTGRNWMGTAFGGARGRTDVPKIVDWYMQGKIQIDPMITHTMPLEDINKGFDLMHKGESIRGVVVY; this is translated from the coding sequence ATGGACGTTCGCGCCGCCGTTGCCGTTCAGGCAGGAAAACCGCTCGAAGTGATGACCGTGCAGCTCGACGGCCCGAAGGCCGGCGAAGTGCTGATCGAGGTCAAGGCGACGGGCATTTGCCACACCGACGATTTCACGCTGTCGGGCGCCGACCCGGAAGGCCTCTTCCCGGCCATTCTCGGCCACGAGGGCGCCGGCATCGTCGTCGACGTCGGCCCGGGCGTCACTTCGGTCAAGAAGGGCGACCACGTCATTCCGCTTTACACACCCGAATGCCGCGAGTGCTATTCCTGCACATCGCGCAAAACCAATCTCTGCACCTCGATTCGATCAACCCAGGGGCAGGGCGTGATGCCCGATGGTACCTCGCGCTTCTCGATCGGCAAGGACAAGATCCATCACTATATGGGCTGCTCGACCTTCGCCAATTACACGGTGCTGCCGGAGATCGCGCTTGCCAAGATCAACCCCGACGCGCCCTTCGACAAGGTCTGCTACATCGGCTGCGGCGTCACGACAGGCATCGGCGCCGTCATCAACACGGCCAAGGTCGAGATCGGCGCCACCGCGATCGTCTTCGGGCTCGGCGGCATCGGCCTGAACGTCATCCAGGGCCTGCGCCTTGCCGGCGCCGACATGATCATCGGTGTCGATATCAACCCGGACCGCAAGGCCTGGGGCGAGAAGTTCGGCATGACGCATTTCGTCAATCCGAAGGACGTCGGCGACGACATCGTTCCTTATCTGGTCAACATGACCAAGCGCAACGGCGACCTGATCGGCGGCGCCGACTACACCTTCGACTGCACCGGCAACACCAAGGTGATGCGCCAGGCGCTGGAAGCTTCGCATCGCGGCTGGGGCAAATCGGTCATCATCGGCGTTGCCGGCGCCGGCCAGGAGATCTCCACCCGGCCGTTCCAGCTGGTCACCGGCCGCAACTGGATGGGCACCGCCTTCGGCGGCGCGCGCGGCCGCACCGACGTTCCGAAGATCGTCGACTGGTACATGCAGGGCAAGATCCAGATCGATCCGATGATCACCCACACTATGCCGCTCGAAGACATCAACAAGGGCTTCGACCTGATGCACAAGGGGGAAAGCATCCGCGGCGTGGTCGTGTATTAA
- a CDS encoding dimethylsulfonioproprionate lyase family protein, with product MARAVGRPIKPGADLLLNDDEKPAYIRLHDIGRERRPGPLQEFLNDVGGLMLSAEAPAVASFVAGKVLQRLLKTGKVRPEGGTLPGAPEGLDEAVRHLAKSGRKYEAIAGQFQSLADKLLWRRGRSGPFASLNFGNTHSHAVVVGPGGMEERADLRVGVIYMDRYTRFPDHVQTQPRAFILLSPGEICLGDSQWFSAATGTVFANDAGQSFAIRCTAQPLLAVWCQVEPG from the coding sequence GTGGCGCGCGCGGTGGGACGTCCAATCAAACCTGGTGCAGACCTTCTTCTGAACGATGACGAGAAGCCGGCATACATTCGGCTGCACGACATCGGCAGGGAAAGGCGGCCCGGGCCGCTGCAGGAATTCCTGAACGACGTCGGCGGCCTGATGCTGTCGGCGGAAGCTCCAGCTGTGGCCAGTTTCGTTGCGGGCAAGGTCCTCCAGAGGCTGCTGAAAACAGGAAAGGTGCGTCCGGAGGGCGGGACTCTTCCCGGCGCGCCCGAGGGGCTCGACGAAGCCGTCCGCCATCTTGCAAAGTCGGGACGGAAATATGAGGCGATCGCCGGCCAGTTCCAGAGTCTCGCCGACAAGCTGCTCTGGAGACGCGGCCGCTCCGGCCCGTTCGCAAGCCTGAATTTCGGCAATACGCATTCCCATGCGGTCGTGGTTGGCCCCGGCGGCATGGAGGAGCGCGCCGATCTCAGGGTCGGCGTCATCTATATGGATCGCTACACCCGGTTCCCCGATCACGTTCAGACGCAGCCGCGCGCCTTCATCCTGCTTTCGCCGGGTGAAATCTGCCTTGGCGATTCCCAATGGTTTTCTGCCGCTACCGGCACAGTCTTTGCAAACGATGCCGGGCAATCCTTCGCGATAAGATGCACGGCCCAGCCGCTTCTGGCGGTCTGGTGCCAGGTCGAGCCGGGATGA
- a CDS encoding electron transfer flavoprotein subunit alpha/FixB family protein, producing MTILLLADHDNASLSDQTAKALTAASQIGGDIHVLVAGKAAQAAADAAAKLSGVTKVLLAESDELANNLAEPLSDLIVSLAGSYDTIISAATSVGKNVLPRVAALLDVAQLSEIIEVVSSDTFKRPIYAGNAIQTVQASDARKVITVRTASFASAPANGSAAVEAIPAISDPGLSRFVSDALSASDRPELTSAKVIISGGRALGSAEKFREVILPVADKLGAAVGASRAAVDAGYAPNDWQVGQTGKVVAPQLYIACGISGAIQHLAGMKDSKVIVAINKDEEAPIFQVADYGLVADLFDVLPELEKAL from the coding sequence ATGACCATTCTTCTTCTGGCCGACCACGACAATGCCAGCCTCTCCGACCAGACCGCCAAGGCGCTGACGGCCGCCTCGCAGATCGGCGGCGATATTCATGTGCTGGTCGCCGGCAAGGCTGCGCAGGCGGCGGCCGATGCGGCGGCCAAGCTTTCCGGTGTGACCAAGGTGCTGCTTGCCGAAAGCGACGAGCTTGCCAACAATCTCGCCGAACCGCTTTCCGATCTGATCGTCTCGCTCGCCGGTTCCTATGACACGATCATCTCGGCTGCGACCTCGGTCGGCAAGAACGTGCTGCCGCGGGTGGCAGCCCTTCTCGACGTCGCCCAGCTCTCCGAGATCATCGAGGTGGTGTCATCTGACACCTTCAAGCGTCCGATCTATGCCGGCAATGCCATCCAGACGGTGCAGGCCAGCGATGCCAGGAAGGTGATCACCGTGCGCACCGCCTCCTTCGCCTCTGCGCCGGCAAACGGTTCGGCCGCCGTCGAGGCGATCCCGGCGATCTCGGATCCGGGCCTGTCGCGGTTCGTCTCCGATGCGCTGTCGGCCTCCGACCGTCCGGAACTGACCTCGGCGAAGGTCATCATCTCGGGCGGCCGCGCCCTCGGCTCTGCCGAGAAGTTCAGGGAAGTCATCCTGCCGGTTGCCGACAAGCTGGGTGCTGCCGTCGGCGCAAGCCGTGCGGCCGTCGATGCCGGTTATGCCCCGAACGACTGGCAGGTCGGCCAGACCGGCAAGGTGGTGGCGCCGCAGCTTTATATCGCCTGCGGCATATCAGGCGCCATCCAGCATCTGGCCGGCATGAAGGATTCGAAGGTGATCGTCGCCATCAACAAGGACGAGGAGGCGCCGATCTTCCAGGTCGCCGACTACGGCCTCGTCGCCGATCTCTTCGACGTCCTGCCCGAACTCGAAAAGGCGCTCTGA
- a CDS encoding electron transfer flavoprotein subunit beta/FixA family protein, which translates to MKILVPVKRVVDYNVKIRVRPDGTGVELANVKMSMNPFDEISVEEALRLKEAGKAEEVVVVSIGPAKAEETLRTALAMGADRAILVETDDAVEPLAVAKILKGVADAEQPGLIIVGKQAIDDDSNQTGQMLAALLGTAQATFASKIEIEAAVPGGKATVTREVDGGLQTIEIKLPAVVTTDLRLNEPRYASLPNIMKAKKKPLDKKSPADFGVDTTPRLKVLKTEEPSGRKAGVKVKSVTELVDKLKNEAGVL; encoded by the coding sequence ATGAAGATTCTCGTGCCCGTCAAGAGGGTTGTCGACTACAACGTGAAGATCCGGGTTCGTCCGGACGGCACGGGTGTGGAACTTGCCAATGTGAAGATGTCGATGAACCCGTTCGACGAGATCTCGGTGGAAGAGGCGCTGCGGCTGAAGGAAGCCGGCAAGGCCGAGGAAGTCGTCGTCGTTTCGATTGGTCCGGCCAAGGCCGAGGAGACGCTGCGGACGGCGCTGGCCATGGGTGCCGACCGGGCGATCCTCGTCGAGACCGACGATGCGGTCGAGCCGCTGGCCGTCGCCAAGATCCTCAAGGGTGTGGCGGACGCCGAACAGCCGGGCCTGATCATCGTCGGCAAGCAGGCGATCGATGACGATTCCAACCAGACCGGCCAGATGCTCGCAGCCCTGTTGGGCACGGCCCAGGCCACCTTCGCCTCGAAGATCGAGATCGAAGCTGCTGTCCCTGGGGGCAAGGCGACGGTGACCCGCGAGGTCGATGGCGGCCTGCAGACGATCGAGATCAAGCTGCCGGCGGTGGTGACCACCGATCTCAGGCTCAATGAGCCGCGCTATGCCTCGCTACCAAACATCATGAAGGCGAAGAAGAAGCCGCTCGACAAGAAGAGCCCAGCCGACTTCGGCGTCGATACGACGCCGCGGCTGAAGGTGCTGAAGACCGAGGAGCCGAGTGGCCGCAAGGCCGGCGTCAAGGTCAAGTCGGTCACTGAGCTGGTCGACAAGCTGAAGAACGAAGCCGGCGTGCTCTAA
- a CDS encoding dimethylsulfoniopropionate lyase — MSLRNESLQHFLEAANVAFDQLAKAPEARRSIGQIFAALERPGIARTGKGSRLPVCAQLDMALSIDTSYASLARLIEGFRGIEPMLEWHRRTKYDHTASDNFVDGHANALIIGPGGLEERNDLWLGVTLMAPHVRYPDHDHAPEEVYLVLSEGEFRQGEGDWFSPGIGGSFYNIPGIKHAMRSVDTPLFAFWALLAERPHWRPPLKI; from the coding sequence ATGAGTTTACGCAATGAAAGCCTCCAGCATTTCCTGGAGGCGGCGAATGTGGCTTTCGATCAGTTGGCGAAAGCTCCGGAAGCCCGCCGCTCGATCGGTCAGATCTTTGCGGCGCTGGAGCGTCCGGGGATCGCGCGGACAGGAAAAGGAAGCCGGTTGCCCGTCTGTGCTCAGCTCGATATGGCGCTCTCGATCGATACGTCCTATGCTTCGCTAGCGCGATTGATCGAGGGCTTCAGGGGCATAGAGCCAATGCTTGAATGGCATCGGCGCACCAAGTATGACCACACGGCCAGCGACAATTTCGTCGATGGGCATGCCAATGCCTTGATCATCGGCCCGGGCGGATTGGAGGAGCGAAACGACCTGTGGCTCGGCGTGACGTTGATGGCGCCTCACGTGCGCTATCCCGATCATGATCATGCGCCGGAGGAAGTCTATCTTGTGCTTTCCGAGGGAGAGTTTCGACAGGGGGAGGGGGACTGGTTTTCGCCTGGGATCGGCGGATCGTTCTACAATATCCCCGGAATCAAACATGCCATGAGATCGGTCGATACGCCGCTCTTCGCCTTCTGGGCACTGCTCGCCGAACGGCCGCACTGGCGGCCGCCATTGAAGATATAA
- a CDS encoding NADH:flavin oxidoreductase, producing MSNDPLLQPYQLKHLTLRNRIIVTSHEPAYPEDGMPKEKYRAYTVERAKGGVALTMTAGSAAVSRDSPPVFNNLLAYKDEIVPWIREMTDAVHEEGAAIMIQLTHLGRRTRWDKGDWLPVVAPSHHREASHRAFPKKLEDWDIERIIKDFADAAERMKAGGMDGIELEAYGHLIDQFASPLTNELDGPYGGSLENRLRFCFDVFKAIRERVGNEFILGVRYTADECLPGGNGQAEGIEISKRLRDSGLIDYLNVIRGHIDTDAGLTDVIPIQGMANSPHLDFAGEIRAATNFPTFHAAKIPDVATARHAIAAGKVDMVGMTRAHMTDPHLVRKIIEKREEDIRPCVGANYCLDRIYQGGAAYCIHNAATGRELTMPHVLDKADARKKVVIVGAGPAGLEAARVAGERGHEVVVFEAANNPGGQIRLTAQSERRREMISIIDWRMSQCEKYGVTFHFNTWAEADTIEAEKPDVVIIATGGLPHTEILSRGNELVVSSWDIISGDVKPGSNVLVFDDAGDHAGLQAAEFLAKAGAKVEIMTPDRSFAPEVMAMNLVPYMRSLQKHDVTFTVTYRLEAVEKSGNQLVAHVGSDYGGIAREQSYDQIVVNHGTIPLDELYFELKPSSSNLGELSHDELLSGKPQSVVRNPEGRFQLFRIGDAVAARNTHAAIYDALRIAKDL from the coding sequence ATGTCGAATGATCCCCTTCTCCAGCCCTACCAGCTCAAGCATCTGACGCTGCGTAACCGTATCATCGTGACCTCCCACGAGCCGGCTTATCCCGAGGATGGCATGCCGAAGGAGAAATATCGCGCCTATACGGTGGAGCGGGCAAAGGGCGGGGTGGCCTTGACGATGACGGCGGGTTCCGCCGCGGTTTCTAGGGACAGCCCCCCGGTCTTCAACAACCTTCTCGCCTACAAAGACGAGATCGTGCCCTGGATCAGGGAAATGACCGACGCCGTGCACGAAGAGGGAGCGGCGATCATGATCCAGCTCACCCATCTCGGCCGGCGCACCCGCTGGGACAAGGGCGACTGGCTGCCCGTCGTCGCCCCGTCGCACCATCGCGAAGCCTCGCATCGCGCCTTCCCGAAGAAGCTGGAAGACTGGGACATCGAGCGTATCATCAAGGATTTCGCCGATGCGGCCGAGCGCATGAAGGCGGGCGGCATGGACGGTATCGAACTGGAGGCCTACGGCCACCTGATCGACCAGTTCGCGTCTCCGCTCACGAACGAACTCGACGGTCCCTATGGCGGGTCGCTCGAAAACCGCCTGCGCTTCTGTTTCGACGTGTTCAAGGCGATCCGCGAGAGGGTGGGGAATGAATTCATTCTCGGCGTGCGCTACACGGCGGACGAATGCCTGCCCGGCGGCAACGGGCAGGCGGAAGGCATAGAAATATCGAAGCGGCTGCGCGACAGCGGCCTCATCGACTATCTGAACGTCATTCGCGGCCACATCGACACCGATGCGGGCCTGACCGACGTCATTCCGATCCAGGGCATGGCAAATTCCCCGCACCTGGACTTTGCCGGTGAAATCCGCGCCGCGACCAATTTCCCGACCTTCCATGCGGCGAAAATTCCCGACGTCGCCACCGCGCGCCACGCGATCGCGGCCGGCAAGGTCGATATGGTCGGCATGACCCGCGCCCACATGACCGACCCGCATCTCGTCCGCAAGATCATCGAGAAGCGGGAGGAGGATATCCGTCCTTGCGTCGGCGCCAATTACTGCCTCGACCGCATCTACCAGGGCGGCGCGGCCTATTGCATCCACAATGCCGCCACCGGCCGCGAACTGACCATGCCGCATGTGCTTGATAAGGCCGACGCCAGGAAAAAGGTCGTCATCGTCGGTGCGGGCCCGGCCGGCCTGGAGGCGGCGCGCGTCGCCGGGGAACGCGGCCACGAGGTCGTCGTCTTCGAAGCGGCCAACAATCCCGGCGGCCAGATCCGGCTCACCGCCCAGAGCGAGCGTCGCAGGGAAATGATCAGCATCATCGACTGGCGCATGAGCCAGTGCGAGAAGTACGGCGTCACCTTCCACTTCAACACCTGGGCGGAAGCCGACACGATCGAGGCCGAGAAGCCCGATGTCGTCATCATCGCGACCGGCGGCTTGCCGCACACGGAGATTCTTTCGCGCGGCAACGAGCTGGTGGTCTCCTCATGGGACATCATCTCCGGCGACGTGAAGCCGGGTTCGAACGTGCTTGTTTTCGACGATGCCGGCGACCATGCCGGTCTTCAGGCGGCCGAATTCCTCGCCAAGGCGGGGGCCAAGGTCGAGATCATGACCCCGGACCGCTCCTTCGCGCCTGAGGTGATGGCCATGAACCTGGTGCCCTATATGCGCTCTCTCCAGAAGCATGACGTGACCTTTACCGTCACCTATCGCCTGGAGGCGGTCGAAAAGAGCGGCAACCAGCTCGTCGCCCATGTCGGCAGCGATTACGGCGGAATTGCCCGGGAGCAGAGCTACGACCAGATCGTCGTCAACCACGGGACAATCCCGCTCGACGAGCTTTATTTCGAGCTGAAGCCCAGTTCCAGCAATCTCGGCGAGCTCTCGCACGACGAGCTCCTTTCGGGAAAACCTCAGTCCGTCGTTCGCAATCCCGAGGGGCGGTTCCAGCTGTTCCGCATCGGCGATGCTGTCGCTGCGCGCAATACGCATGCCGCCATCTATGACGCGCTGCGCATCGCAAAGGATCTATGA
- a CDS encoding TetR/AcrR family transcriptional regulator produces MDQSFNDTGWRGSQEGWLEAAYQSLLESGVDSVKILPLAKKLNLSRTSFYWFFKDREELLSALVARWREKNTGNIVKQSEAYAESLAEAMLNVFDCWLNTDLFDAKFEFSVRSWALQSGELLAEVQQADQIRMEALKRMFMRFGLPETTSDVRARTTYLVQIGYISMQSREDIAVRMKRIPEYIAIYTGEVPQQRELDRFFARHGYRPD; encoded by the coding sequence ATGGACCAGTCTTTTAACGACACCGGTTGGCGTGGATCGCAGGAGGGATGGCTGGAAGCAGCCTACCAGTCACTGCTGGAATCCGGCGTGGATTCGGTAAAAATTCTGCCGCTCGCAAAAAAGCTCAATCTCTCGCGAACGAGCTTCTACTGGTTCTTCAAGGATCGGGAGGAACTCTTGAGCGCACTGGTGGCCCGGTGGCGGGAGAAAAACACCGGCAATATCGTCAAACAGTCCGAAGCCTATGCGGAATCGTTGGCCGAGGCGATGCTCAATGTCTTCGATTGCTGGCTGAACACCGATCTTTTCGACGCCAAATTCGAATTTTCCGTGCGAAGCTGGGCGCTGCAGTCTGGCGAACTTCTCGCAGAAGTCCAACAGGCGGATCAAATTCGCATGGAGGCGCTCAAGCGCATGTTCATGCGCTTCGGTCTACCAGAAACGACATCAGATGTCAGAGCCCGAACAACTTACCTCGTACAGATCGGTTATATTTCCATGCAGTCGAGGGAGGATATCGCCGTCCGCATGAAACGGATTCCGGAATATATCGCGATCTACACGGGTGAAGTGCCGCAGCAGAGGGAGCTCGACCGCTTCTTCGCCCGGCATGGCTATAGGCCGGATTAG